From the Rhea pennata isolate bPtePen1 chromosome 12, bPtePen1.pri, whole genome shotgun sequence genome, the window GCACTTCTGCACCAGGAGCAGCTCAGAAGCAGCTTTCTTCCTCATGTCCAGAAGACCACAGGCAGCAATGGCCAGGCTATTCACTCCCTCACTGCAGTGTATCAGGCTGGCACCCAGGACATGAGCTCACACCGTACCAGGAGGCACCACTCCACACTCCCATGGCCACTCAACCCACGCTGGAAGGGCAGCAAGAGGCCAGCAGGTCTGCTCATGGGCCCTTGATGGAGCCTGTTCTGGTCTAGTGCCTGTAGGCTTCCTGCAGGGTTGCACTGAGGATGACTCCTGAAAGCCACACTCTCGGCATTTCCCACATTAGAACTGAACCTAGCCACTTGTTGAAGCATTAGAAGAAATCTGACATTCCCCCcgtccacacacacacacacacatcttcaGCTCTCACACAGTCACAAGACATGACACAAGTTCGAGCAAGCAGAAGgtacctgggggggggggaggggagtaGAGGAGGAAGAAGCTGCACCATTATGCTCTGAGGGGTTTAATCCAGCACAACTCCCATAGAGAGCCTTGGCTTCTCAGTGGACAGTTATTCTTTGTCTAGAGATCAGGGCTCACACCTCAGTCACTTGGGCTGTCCCCACCTATACCACCCTATCTGCTGCACCTGAATAAAGCTCATGAGAAGAGACAAGACAGGCCTCCCCCTGCTTGTGCCACCCAGAGACCGGAGAGAGAAACTGCACTTCACAGTGAACCAAAGGCAATTCAGGCATCTCACTCAAGAGGTCTCCAAGCTCACCTCTAGCAGGGACAGCCAGCCAGCCACACCACCACCTCTCCGACACCCTCTACCTGCCCTCAGTGCCGCTGGAAATGAGGAGCCCCTCTTCCAGCAGGGCCGAGTTGCCTGTAAAGCAAGCCCCAGCTGCTTATGCTTCTTTGGTACAAGGtacaagagaagagagaaattttattCTCTCAGGAAACATCCTTCAGCTAAATTCAGCAAGAGGAGAATCCAGATGTGCAACACTCTGCTTCTGGGAGTCTGCAGGTCTCTACTTAGGACACAGCTGCAGGGTTAGGCCAGCCACAGTCCCTCTGCCCATGCAGACTGCACCAATCATCATCTGCTAGTGATCTCTGGTACCCGAGAGCTGCTGCATTCACACACCAACCTGCAGTTGTCTCCTTAGTCATTAGATGACACTGCAGGTTTTGACGGATAGAAGGGATGCTATCACTGCAAGAGCTGGCTGGTCTCAAGTCAGTATCAGACTTGTGCAGCTCCCGCATGCATGCATTTCTGCAACTGGGGAAGACTCCCCTCTCCTCTTATTGCTACAAGGAGGTGGTCAGATGGCTCAGCAAGGCTACACCCTCAGCACTAACATGTAAGGCAAAGTGCTAAGAAGTATTAccaagaagataaaatattggTAGCATACCTGAAAGCAGCTATTAGGCAGCGAGGGTACAGCCTAGAGGGAGCAAGTGTCCTGCTGCCAGAGCCTGCAGTGTCAGAGGAAAGGCAGGTGAGTGACAGCAGCATGCAGCATTGCATACCAGAAAGCGCCTGCTGCCCAGAATCCGGCTGGAGACCTCACATCTCTCCTTTGGAGGGGCTGACAGCTCATCGCCCAGAAGCGATGAGACAGCTGGGAGCTGCAAGGCTGGACCATCCTGGAGCAGGACTCCCATGGGAAGCGCTAGCTGCAAGAGCTGTGCTCTTGAGGGAAACCAAGCTGCATGGGCCCAGAGGACATCCAAGGGCAGGTGACTCCAGTCTCATCATCCAAAGAAACTGAGCAAGTCCTAGAGCTGCAGCACATAGACAGCAGAGATTTTACTGCACGCAGAGACAACAGCAGCTTCCTAAGGCAGACAGCCTCATTCCTGGGTCTGCACAGTATCCTGTTGTTTCAGCTGTCATACAGAGAACTGCCCAAGAGGAGGTACATAGATCTGGGGACCACTCCTTGCTCaggggaggcaggaggctgaCACCTCTCCAACACAGATGACCTCCATGAAGGGCCTGCCCAGCTGAGCCCTTCACACTATCTGGTTTCAGCTACACTGGTGTTGCAAAGCTTTCAGAAGAGCCAGGACCAGCAGTGCTGCTCCAAGAAGCCACAGGTTTTTCTCTGGACCTACAGGCTTAAATGGGATAAAGTCcattctgtctgtctgtgtgtgtgtgtgtgtgtgcgcgcgcgtgtgtgtgtgtgtgtgtgtgtgaggttcctcctccttcctcctcttctcttttagCTGAAGATCAAGACCACAGAGTCTTGATCTTCAGTCCCAGCAATCCAGATACTTCCACTCTTCTGGTCATTGCAATGCTCAGAGTTCACAAGACACTGAGGGCTAAGAACTTTAGCAGTCCTTGTCCGGACAAACAGGATTTCCTTCTGTCTGCTTTGCAATAGTCAAGCTTTCCCAGCTAGCTGCTGATTTAGTCATTCATATGGCAGACAGAAGTTTGCAACCCAGCATTCACCCTAGCTGGAGCTAGCTACTACAGATACAGTGCACACCACCAGCATCCAGTAAACAAGCCACAAACTCCTAATTATAGCTGCAGGCATCAGCCTGCATCCCTGACCAAAGCCAGAGCAAAGTCATGAGACACCAGGATGGCTACAGAGCTATTCAGACCCAGGGTCTGCAATGCAGCACACTTGGACCCTGCAGCAGATCCAGACACATCCCTGTTTCGCTGTCTGCCCTTCCTCAACTGCACAACACTTGTTTGTGCCCTTTTGCTCCGACTGCAAGTTCAGCTGGGCAGAAGAAAGCATATTTCCCTGCAGAGCCCAGCCCACCCTCTCTAGCCCCAGCCTAAACCTCCAAGAGCCCAGCACAAAAGAAACCTTGCCCGTACCCAGCCCCAACAACTGCCAGAAATCAGCTAAGCCTCCTGAAACCCTTCCACTCCGAACCTAAGCAGGGAGCAAGTTGAATAAGTCTCTAGCTTGCAGAGCAATCACCAGGACCGTGAACTGTGAGACGTCCAGGAAAGGGAGAGGGCAACGCAATAGACAGTCAGGCTTCTCCTGGCCTCCTCTTTCCCCATCACAAGGAGCTTTTACCATCGGGCCTCTGCAAGCCCATGcccagccccgcagcccgcTATCCACTTGCCTGCAGGGCCACCCACCAGATCCTCAGGCAGCCGGTCCAGGGTGACAGCCAGCACCAGCACTCAGGGAAGGTCCTGGGGTccagcctctctcctcctctgctgctctcagCCCCAGGGCAGCTCAGGCTTCCTCACGCTGGCATCAGAGCGACCAAGCAGTACTGTCTTCCCATAGCAGGGAGAAGAGCGGCAGAAGGGTTGTGTCCACTCCCACAGGTGGAAAACGCTATTTGTGCAAGTGAAGGGCAAGTGTGATCAACAGCATTGCAAGGCCAGATTTCATGTTTTACCAGTCCCGCTTGGAGAGTGGCAAGCCCAGATATTAAGCTGCCAGAGAGCCTGCTCCCACACACCACTGCCAGATTAAGTAGGTTTGGTGAGGTGACAAGACACAGCAAGTCGACAGCATTCAATACTGAACCAGTTTAATCAGATATTGGGTTTGCACTGTTCTTTCCAGTATCACAAGTTCTGcattttctaataaatacaAAGCACTCTCTTTCAAGTTGTACAGAATGCTGGTcctggagaaaacaaacaaacaaaaaaaaaataaagaaagaggaaagagaacaaGACACTCAGATACAGACACGTCAGAACCACCACTCTAGACAGTGGTTTGCACGTAACGAGAACACCTTGTCCCACCCCGCATACCCCACACGTGGTAACATCGAGCTTACAGAAGAAGAGCGATCCCAGCAGGTTCCCGTGCCGCCCCAGCGGGACCGCGGCCGGATGCCCCCACCAAGGTCAGCCCCACTAGCAGGTACCACGGAGCAACCGACAGACACTTCTACTTCCCCATTAGCGCTACACTAACGAACACACTGCTTCCACATTCTACAACAGAGGTGGAAAAACCCTTCATAAAACTGGTTGACAAGCATCCAGACTCATCTACTCTAGGTAATAATAAAGTCAGAGCCAGAGCAAGTTACTTCATCCACAGATTAACAGCTGATTCAATAGGCTGAACACATGCTACTTACAGCACATAAATAGTTGCTCATTTTACTTGTTAAAGAAACAACATTATGAAGGTCTACTACTGCCCGATTGCCTAGACACTGCTGCATGCACACGACTATCAGCCTCCACAGAAGCAGGCTGCGCTGGGCAGCGAGGAAAGCTGGTCTCCGCATCAGTTATGCCAGGTGTCACAGGGACAGCCGGCTCCCATGCTCATTACCCGGTAGCCATTTAATAAATACTGTACTAGCTAAATACTGTTTAACTACAAACTCAGgggcattttaaaaagaaatactaatcCATAAAGGGTTACAGTTAACAGATGTCATcagcactttattttttcagaaccAGGAATAGTGTTGAACaacaacaaggaaaaaaaatgaaaacaagagaCACTGCATGTCATTTGCAGAAGTGCAACTAGGGTACAACACAGCTCTCCACAATATTAAAAGGTTCTGCAACCAAGAGCTGCTCCGTGACGGGAGGAAGAGCGGAGCCACAGCAGAAGATGGCAGCTCCTGCTCCCAGCGGCAGCGGGCGCCTGACCTTGCGACGCTCTCCGAGAGGATCCGTCGCTGCACCCGCCGCCTACCCCATCAGCAGGGCCCACAGCTATGGGGCCAGAGGGTCCACTGGTGCCCCCCAAGCAGGAGGGGGGCCAGAAGGTGACTGTGCAGGGAGGTACCCCCAAAATAAAAGAGATGTCAAAATGAAGAGATTAGAGCTCCCTTACAGTAGGTGATGCACTAGCTTTACCAGGAACAAAACCAAGACCAACAGTCACTTCTCATCGACTGAGAAACTTCTCCTTTCCGCATCATTCCGCCCCCCGTTCTGCCCACGGTGGCACAGCCGGGACGGCATCGCCAGGGGTGCGTGGTGGCAGCGAGTCCGACCCCTATGCCAGGGCGGCTCCAGGGACCCCCGCAGCTAAGAGGGGGAGGCAGTCGGGGGTGCCCACAtccagccccacggcagccaGCACgagtggctgctgctgccagcgGCCCCCTGCCAGCCCCCGGCTGTAGGGATGCTGCTGGCAGCCAGGCCGCCTCTTCGGGGGGGAGAGAGGACCCCGGGGAGGGTGGGGGACACCAGCAGGGCCGCGGCTTGGCCGCACTCCCCCAGGCTCCCCACGGCGGCCTGGCAGGGTGCAGCTGGGGCTGGCCTGCGGCCCGGGAgggggcccccggccccgggcacgGGCCGGGGGGGACCGCGCTCACTTCTTGGAGCTCTGCGTCTTCTTGGGCAGCAGCACGGCCTGGATGTTGGGCAGCACGCCGCCCTGGGCGATGGTCACGCCGCCCAGCAGCTTGTTGAGCTCCTCGTCGTTGCGGATGGCGAGCTGCAGGTGCCGCGGGATGATGCGCGTCTTCTTGTTGTCGCGGGCAGCGTTGCCCGCCAGCTCCAGGATCTCGGCTGAGAGGTACTCCAGCACCGCCGCCAGGTACACCGGCGCCCCGGCGCCCACCCGCTCCGCGTAGTTGCCCTTGCGCAGCAGCCGGTGCACCCGGCCCACCGGGAACTGCAGCCCGGCCCGCGACGAGCGCGACTTGGCCTTGGCCCGCGCCTTGCCGCCGGACTTCCCGCGGCCCGACAtggccggcgggcagcgggccctcgccgccgccgcccaggaGCGCCCAGCACCGCCGGTCCCGCGCCTGCGGAGAGACACAACGGCGTTacaccgcggcggcggcggcggcggcagcagcagcgacgggccgggcgccccctcccgccccgcgccgcccttaccgctgctgccgccgccgccgctccgccctgcgcgccgcccgccgccgcactgccacggccgccgccgccgcgccgcggatatcgctgcccgcccgccgcccgccgctccccattggcggcggccgcggcgagcgcggcgcccATTGGCCGCCGCGCCGATCCCTGATTTGCATAGGGCTCGCAGCGCCCCTgctccgccgcggcggcggggcggccggcgcgggtagggcccggcggggggcggcctCCCCGCGGAGCCtcgcgccccccgcccggcgcgcgggcggcgcctcgccagcgccgcggggctgcccgcgcACAGGGGAGCGCCTCGGCCCTCCGCCGCGGCCAGCGAGCCGCAGctcccgggccgccgccgccgcgcggccgggcgccccactcgccgccccgccggcgggggcggccgagGCCCCCGGCGCTGCTCGTCCGCGCCCGCGGCCCAGACGAGACGGGGAGCGCGGGCCGCGaggggctccgcggccgccccgaGCGCCTCCGGacgcccccctcccccgccacctcctccccggcgccgctcccgcAGGCTGGCCCCTTCGCCCTGCCCCAGCCCGCAGCCTCCCCCCGgccctttccctgcctctttcAGGTTTCCACCCACCCCGAGCCCCTGAAGCCCAGAGATGCCTCCACCTTGCCCGAGTGACCACCCAGGTGCCAGCAGAATTTGCAGGAAGGCCAAATTCGTGCGTTTCACTAGACAGCCGTGGTCACTTCTTTTCCAATAGGGGACAAACACGGTAAAGGGCGAGGGCGCTTGGCGTGCTGCCAGACACCGGTTTGAAGGTGATGTCGAGCATCAACACTTCCTTATGAAGCTCCAGGAATCGCCTTTTAGCGATGGGAGCCCCAGCGCTGACTGCCTGCAGGGAGTTAGCGTGAaccctgcagccctccagcaccCCCCGCACCAGGGAAGGATCATGGCCCCCCTAGATGCAGAAACTGCCTCCGTGCTCCCTTCCCAGAGATGGGCCCTGGCTACGGCCATCCCGCAGCTCCCAGGGACGTGGCCTTCGAGGAGAACCCTGAAATGAGTCTCCAGGGATTAGTTGCCAGTGGCACATAGAAACTCTTTGGAAACCCCATCCTGCTGGTCCCCTgacagctcagcagctgcttgctgctttCCCTCTCAGCAGGCTGGAGAGAAAATATCGACTGTTCTGGTGAAACAGAAGCGACAGGGCTGCAGTGGGAAACGAGGACACCGAAGCACACACGGACACTGCGCAATCAACCAGATAATCCcgttttattctttcaaatacaaattaaacTCTGTTTTCCAGCAAGGGTCCATCCCAACGTGTAAGGCTTTTGGTCCATAGCATCTGGTTCTGCTTGCAGAATCCCTGACTCCCAAATCAGCCCCCCTAGACTGTTCTTTAATGGCACTTTGGTTACGTGGGTTTTAACGAATGACCTCTCTGAACAGGGCAGGATGCATCCCTCTACGGATCAAGAAAATCCTCTCTAAGTCCTCAAATCCTATTAACAAAATGATTGTGCAATGTGGCCAAGACAAGTTCTCCCACCCTGCTGCCCACAGGGAAACCCAAGCAAGGTCCAGCTACTCCAGAGAGTTTTTAACCCATTCCCCAGGGTCAGGCCAGTGCCTGGGGCTTGGATTTTGCCTCAGAGGAACTGCACAGGGAGGAACTATGGGAGAAAAAGCAGTCAACATTTTTTGGCTCAAACACACATGCCATTGCAGCAGGCGTGCGGAGGAGAGAGCGCACTGTCCCACGAGCCCCGTAAGGGCAGGGTTAGACACGGGCTCCCGGCTGGCACCACGCTGTAGCTGCAGCAGGGACCTGAGGAGCCGGGAGAGATGAGCATAACTCTCATTGAGAAACAGCGATAGAAAGATGAGGCAATAAGCAGCCTGGATGAGAGCAGTTCAGAGCAGAGCTCACATGGACCGCTTACTTCTCCAGCCCCATGTACACCCCATCTTCTCTAAATGAGGAAACTCTGGTGGCACCTGCTAGCAAATTGTTCCTCTTCCTGCACATGCACGGCCTTGAGATTTCCCTGTTCAAAGAGATCTTCTGGACCCCTGAGAGCATGCCACGACATCGGAGCAAAGCAGCATGGCAGAGCTTCCTGGCCTGGGGTTTCTTCCTAGCAGTTACTGCGTGTTCCTCTAACCTGCAGAAGTTGCTTAGGAGCTGGAGTATTAGAAAGGCGTTCACACAGAATCAGAAAGGAATTCAATGGAAAAGAAGCATCAggttgacagaaaaaaaaacgacaacaaaagaaataaaacagagatgTGGACTGTGAAATACCATCAGAAGCTGCTCCTCCCTCTGCAGGCTGAGGTGCTTCTGAAGGTTTTATCTTATCCTGGCgtgagcagagcagcagggagcgAGGCCAGTGTGTTGTATCCACTCCCACCAGCACAAGACAAAgccaaaatctttaaaagacaaacaCTAACCTCtaagaaaacactaaaaatagaGATAACAACACACGGTGTCAGATCGAAGAACCTTAGAGGCTTAGAGAACCTCAACATCACTCTGCAAAGCCCCCTAAAAAACGATCCTCGTTCTGCTGAggccaggagagcagcagacgGCCAGCCATCCCACGTGGTGCCTAAGCCTTGAGTTTCTTTGCAGACggctctccctccttccccagccactgctgcaggACGCCTGCGCTGGTTTTCTTGGGCGAAGGGCTATGGATGAACTGACTCGTCCACCTGGGCAacccattttcttccttcttgggAGAGCTCTCCTGGGAGCTTTTTAACCAGCCCAACATTACTTTGCTGCTTGCAGTATCTTTGACCTGTTGGAGATGCAAATGACAGCAGGAGAAaagtcagaagcagagcaagAGCAGGGCAGAACATGCACATGCAGCTCCAGACTCAGAGAGCTGATCAGAAGTGGGATGCAGATGCTGTAGCAATGGCCCCAACTGCTGTCAGACACATTTGCAGGAGGTTCCCAGGGCTGCTGCGAACAAGCTTGTTCCAAGCTCCATTTGACACGGAATTTGCCTCATTTGGCAAAGAAATCCTGGCATACAATGACAGAGTTTATTTCTGGAAACGCGAGGAAGGGAATCTGCCAGGGGCCTTTGCACTGCAGCATCAAGCACATGCAGGTACCGAGCAGGACAGCAGCTGCTTGCAGTCCCTTCTGGAGGGCGACAGCACCGTCCTCTGCTCAGAAAGGTCACCGTGCCCAGGTGACGAGGGGGCCCAAGGGGCCTGACGAGCTCGGCCGAGGCCTGCCCCAGCTCTTACCTTCTTGGCTCCCAGCTCAACGGGTGCCATACACTCCGGTGTGTCGTTGCGCACGCTGTTCACAATGGTGGATACCGGGTGGAAAACTATGTTCTCCGTGGGCTGGATGAGTTTAACTGCTTCCTGGGTTGGCACTTCAGCGAAGTCCAGCCACTTCCTGATGGCTTCTTCCCCGTCCAGGATGGCCGGCATCCTAGGCACACAGAGGGGTCAAAACCTGTGGAGCACCTGGGCCACGTGGACCAGTGAGCCCCACCGAACACCAGTGCTGACGCACCAGAGCAGGTGGTGAGCCAGATGCTGGCTGGacacaaaatgcatttcagaagcCACAGGGGAAAAATTAAGCAACAGGCTGCTCTGCCGTGAGGCAGATACTGCATGCAGTTTGCCAAGGTAGTAGCTGCTTCGCTGCAAGAGGCAAAGCCGACTGACAGATCCTGGCCAGGCTGAGAGTAATTCAACTCCTACTTTTACCCGCCAGGGTGCAAAGACGGTGATTTATGGAAAGGGCACGAGCCAGTGACATGAATCAAGCCGGTAATGGTCTAACGTTTCTCTCTGAGGGCATCAGGAGGAAGAAGTGCTCCCAGCCTGTGACACCACGCCGGCTTTAAGGGGGTGCCTCCGACCCGCTCGCACGGAGGAGGGCGGGTTTCCTCCCTCGTGCTCCCCACCGctccgcagccccccgccccgcgctctCACTTGCCTGTGATGAATGAAGCTCACGTCCTTGGAGGCGTCCACGGTGATGATGGTGTAAGTGTAGAGCGTGTCCCCGCCCGCCGGGGGCTCCCAGCAGTCGAAAATCCCAGCCATGGTGAGCAACCGCCAGCCCTTCCACTCCTCATCTCCCTCCGCCCTCTCAGCCTGCAGGACAGACCCACGGACCGTCGGCCCTACCGTTTTCACACCTGGGCGGCCTGCGGGCGGCCGCGGCATCGCAGACGCGCCAAAGCCGCGGCAGGTCAACCGCTCGCGGTTCATTCACGATCCGAGCCAATTCTCAGGCTCCGGGTGCAGGACTGCGTCCCACACGCACGCCAgtgccctccctcccctcaggGCATCACAGCTGCCGGCTcgcaggaaggaaaggaggaagcgAAACCGGCCGCCAAATCCCCCATGTAACACATCAGCCGCCGTGCAAACACTGAGCGCGGGGAGCAGCGAGCATGGCAGGAGGCCACAGGACCGTCCGCAGCCAGCAGATTTCAGAGCACAGGCCCCCGGCTGCAGGGGCAGGACGGGGGCAGAGCCCTCCACAGGAGCGAGCCCCGTCTGGAAACGCAAAGGGAAACCTACTGCAGAGGCACGGTTCTGCCCGAGAGCTCTGGCCTGGCGTAGCTGCGAAATCCACTACGGAGAAATCGGATCAGAGCACTCGCCCGGAGGCAGAGCGAGGCTTGCACCTCCGTATTGCAGAGCGGTTATGGTCTGGAGGAGATCAGGAGCAAAGTTGCCTCCGAAGGCACTTTGCACCTGCACGAGTTCCAGTCTTGTCTCTTCCAAATTCTTGTGCACAACCCCGAGAGAGGCACGGTTTGAGGGAGCGAGAGTTTTTCTTACAGACACCTGCTGCAACTCTTAAA encodes:
- the LOC134145741 gene encoding histone H2A type 2-B, with translation MSGRGKSGGKARAKAKSRSSRAGLQFPVGRVHRLLRKGNYAERVGAGAPVYLAAVLEYLSAEILELAGNAARDNKKTRIIPRHLQLAIRNDEELNKLLGGVTIAQGGVLPNIQAVLLPKKTQSSKK
- the HMCES gene encoding abasic site processing protein HMCES isoform X2, whose amino-acid sequence is MCGRTVCSLGADRLRRACAYRDARGRRRRPQWVDADRYQPSYNRGPQSRGPVLLSRRHLEEGADSSERVLMTMRWGLVPSWFKKDDPSKMPFNTSNCRSDTMLKKSSYKVRPTVRGSVLQAERAEGDEEWKGWRLLTMAGIFDCWEPPAGGDTLYTYTIITVDASKDVSFIHHRMPAILDGEEAIRKWLDFAEVPTQEAVKLIQPTENIVFHPVSTIVNSVRNDTPECMAPVELGAKKVKDTASSKVMLGWLKSSQESSPKKEENGLPRWTSQFIHSPSPKKTSAGVLQQWLGKEGEPSAKKLKA
- the HMCES gene encoding abasic site processing protein HMCES isoform X1; translation: MCGRTVCSLGADRLRRACAYRDARGRRRRPQWVDADRYQPSYNRGPQSRGPVLLSRRHLEEGADSSERVLMTMRWGLVPSWFKKDDPSKMPFNTSNCRSDTMLKKSSYKGPLLKGKRCVVLADGFYEWQQHEGGKQPYFIYFPQTTNETAERAEGDEEWKGWRLLTMAGIFDCWEPPAGGDTLYTYTIITVDASKDVSFIHHRMPAILDGEEAIRKWLDFAEVPTQEAVKLIQPTENIVFHPVSTIVNSVRNDTPECMAPVELGAKKVKDTASSKVMLGWLKSSQESSPKKEENGLPRWTSQFIHSPSPKKTSAGVLQQWLGKEGEPSAKKLKA